One segment of Antennarius striatus isolate MH-2024 chromosome 5, ASM4005453v1, whole genome shotgun sequence DNA contains the following:
- the LOC137595643 gene encoding odorant receptor 131-2-like yields MNTTTIPKFPGRSPEPFSKALTKNLLVLLIGVSITCINASFIHTFRKHQILYLNPRYIFFIHLVLNDMIQVMLSVILFVISYTIYKINLSICCIFVLIADCATENTPLNVACMAIECYIAVCLPLRHSRICTIKKTLMLIGLIWVTSMSVVLPDLFVTLATQPLESFRSTKVCHKRNVFPNPILVKKRHITHSVFLVIIWFTIFYTYFRILFTARAASKDSKKARNTIILHGFQVLLYMTTYVGPNLLDVIQQHFLVNFLDSMFASYIIVHILPRSISPIIYGVRDENFRKYLRRNMLCKCSSSKRVKCNLWSTIIPVPKMTNPAGVNGVRPVALIYVDMKCELECELAVGGNSSPPEHCLSKTSSPYKLFMVCPCESCPPFYLTLTMQVRSKRAQYATFGGTSFENTSPGGVAYDLHHLWSINEEALNPGAEREIQPQVPDINDQFVRKYGIEC; encoded by the exons ATGAACACCACCACCATTCCCAAATTTCCTGGTCGGTCTCCAGAACCTTTTTCCAAAGCTTTGACCAAGAATCTTCTGGTTCTACTTATTGGAGTCTCAATCACCTGCATCAATGCTAGCTTCATTCACACCTTCAGGAAACACCAG ATCTTGTACCTGAATCCACGATATATATTCTTCATCCACCTTGTTCTTAATGACATGATCCAAGTGATGCTGAGCGTTATACTCTTCGTCATAAGCTACACCATCTACAAAATCAATCTCTCGATCTGCTGCATCTTCGTCCTAATTGCTGACTGTGCCACAGAGAACACTCCTCTGAATGTGGCGTGCATGGCGATAGAGTGCTACATCGCCGTCTGCTTACCTCTACGCCACAGTAGGATCTGCACCATCAAGAAAACATTGATGCTGATTGGTCTGATATGGGTGACGAGCATGTCTGTGGTTCTTCCTGATCTGTTCGTCACCTTGGCAACCCAGCCTCTGGAATCCTTTCGTTCTACGAAAGTTTGCCACAAGAGAAACGTCTTCCCGAACCCCATCCTTGTCAAGAAGAGGCACATCACTCACTCTGTGTTTCTAGTCATTATTTGGTTCACTATCTTTTACACGTACTTCAGAATTCTGTTCACTGCCAGAGCCGCTAGCAAAGACAGTAAgaaggccagaaacaccatcatcctccatggtttccaggtGTTGTTGTATATGACCACATATGTGGGGCCAAATTTACTGGATGTCATACAACAACACTTCCTGGTCAATTTCTTAGACTCCATGTTTGCTTCCTACATTATTGTGCACATCCTGCCGCGAtccatcagtccaatcatctaCGGCGTACGAGATGAGAACTTCAGGAAGTACCTAAGGAGAAACATGTTGTGTAAATGCAGCTCATCCAAGAGGGTTAAGTGTAACCTCTG GTCTACCATCATCCCTGTGCCCAAAATGACCAACCCAGCCGGTGTAAATGGCGTACGCCCTGTAGCTCTGATTTACGTGGATATGAAGTGTGAactggagtgtgaactggcagtgggggGCAatagttcacctcctgagcactgcttgAGCAAGACATCttccccttacaagttgttcATGGTGTGCCCATGTGAGAGCTGCCCGCCATTCTACCTCACCCTCACCATGCAGGTGAGG AGCAAGAGGGCTCAGTACGCAACCTTTGGGGGCACCAGTTTTGAGAATACAAGTCCTGGAGGTGTGGCTTATGACCTTCACCACCTTTGGTCTATTAATGAGGAAGCTCTGAATCCTGGAGCAGAGCGAGAAATTCAGCCCCAGGTCCCTGATATTAATGATCAGTTTGTGAGGAAATATGGTATTGAATGCTGA
- the rbpjl gene encoding recombining binding protein suppressor of hairless-like protein — translation MDDIMDDIMDDIDIEHSRKESPTQPGFPPADAAPFAPAPDPFSPLTHLGTLLAGPEAPRSAGWDRRPDHGFTDHLRSTRQPGGEVHADQSVTILHAKVAQKSYGNEKRFFCPPPCVYISGQGWRVMQDHLQEAGYRDSVYRVCGYMCLDSPSPTQMDSFKLTFDQQPNSRMFACAKSLFISNQDKRKHFCLLLRLLLGNKQEVGSFQSRMIKVISKPSQKRQSMKNADLCISSGSRVALFNRLRSQTVSTRYLSVDRGAFIASARHWTAFTITIVDDQLLNEGFICYGCVVQLVCTETGVALPAMVIRKVNKQHAILDVDEPVSQLHKCAFQFRDNPQVYLCLANDTIIQYQAPSSVKDSTRVVLNDGSCWTIIGVEAVEFTFNQGLRCIQTPVTPFPVITELEVNGGGHVAMLEINGENFSPHLKVWFGNNEAETMFRSPKSLLCVVPDVSVFTDGRRCLRRVVTVPLSLVRLDGLIYRTSFSFTYTPELLPPPSVRAGGGGGGGGRGGGDEGGKGRIEGGEQDDVLLETIHQEFTRANFHLFMQS, via the exons ATGGATGACATCATGGATGACATCATGGATGACATCGACATTGAACACAGCAGGAAAG AGTCGCCGACCCAGCCGGGTTTCCCCCCCGCGGACGCGGCTCCCTTCGCCCCGGCTCCGGACCCGTTCAGCCCGCTGACTCACCTGGGGACACTCCTGGCCGGACCGGAAGCACCGCGGTCCGCTGGTTGGGACAG GAGACCGGACCACGGGTTTACAGACCACCTGAGATCAACAAGACAACCTGGAGGGGAAGTTCACGCCGACCAGAGCGTCACCATCCTCCATGCTAAAGTCGCTCAGAAGTCCTACGGCAACGAGAAACG GTTCTTCTGCCCTCCCCCTTGTGTTTACATCAGCGGACAGGGATGGAGAGTCATGCAGGATCACCTGCAAG AGGCGGGCTACAGAGACTCGGTGTATCGGGTTTGTGGGTACATGTGTCTGGACAGCCCCAGTCCGACCCAGATGGATTCCTTCAAGCTAACCTTCGACCAGCAGCCCAACTCCAGG ATGTTTGCTTGTGCCAAGTCCCTGTTCATCTCCAACCAGGACAAGAGGAAACATTTCTGCCTGCTGCTCAGACTCCTCCTGggtaacaaacaggaagtgggctcGTTCCAGAGCCGGATGATAAAGGTCATCTCCAAACCGTCTCAAAAGAGACAGTCCATGAAGAACGCCGACC tgtgTATCTCCTCAGGCTCCAGGGTGGCGTTGTTCAACCGTTTGCGCTCTCAGACGGTCAGCACCCGCTACCTGTCGGTGGACCGGGGAGCCTTCATCGCCAGCGCCCGACACTGGACGGCCTTCACCATCACCATAG TGGACGACCAGCTGCTGAACGAAGGCTTCATCTGTTACGGCTGTGTGGTCCAGTTAGTGTGTACCGAGACCGGGGTCGCTCTGCCAGCCATg GTCATCCGTAAGGTCAACAAGCAGCACGCCATCTTAGACGTGGACGAGCCAGTTTCCCAGCTCCACAAGTGTGCCTTCCAGTTCCGAGATAACCCACAGGTGTACCTGTGCTTAGCCAATGACACCATCATTCAGTATCAG GCCCCATCCAGCGTCAAGGACTCCACCAGGGTGGTGCTCAACGACGGATCCTGTTGGACCATCATTGGGGTGGAGGCGGTAGAGTTTACCTTCAATCAGGGTCTGAGATGCATCCAGACTCCAGTTACCCCATTTCCTGTTATCACTGAACTGGAG gtgaATGGAGGAGGCCACGTCGCCATGCTGGAGATCAACGGAGAGAACTTCAGCCCTCATCTCAAAGTCTGGTTTGGGAACAACGAAGCAGAGACGATGTTCAG gTCTCCCAAATCCCTCCTTTGTGTCGTTCCTGACGTCTCCGTCTTCACCGACGGACGCCGCTGCCTTCGCCGCGTCGTCACCGTCCCTCTGTCGCTCGTCCGATTGGACGGCCTGATCTATCGCACGTCCTTCAGCTTCACCTACACACCTgagctcctccctcctccctctgtccgagcaggaggagggggaggaggaggaggaagaggaggaggagatgaaggagggaaAGGGAGGATAGAGGGGGGAGAGCAGGACGACGTCCTGTTAGAGACCATCCACCAGGAGTTCACCAGAGCCAACTTCCACCTGTTCATGCAGAGTTAG
- the matn4 gene encoding matrilin-4, translated as MEMRRPRGLRAFFLLTLAVVASGRPRAGPEQKCKSGPVDLVFLIDGSRSVRPHEFETMRKFMIDIVNTLDIGLNATRVGVVQYSSQVRSEFSLKTHAKLDSMVNGIKQIVPLAQGTMTGLAIRYVMNVAFTPDEGDRPRAPNVAVIVTDGRPQDRVAEVAAEARQKGIEIFAVGVARADMTSLRNMASPPFEDHVFLVESFDLIHQFGLQFQDKLCGVDLCLESEHGCEHICESSPGSYQCLCLPGYTLNADGKTCAAIDLCSEGKHDCEQNCVASPGSFRCDCNKGFKLNDDRKTCSMIDYCSFGNHSCDHKCVSVLNGYHCRCNHGYRLMDDGKTCQAIDLCSEGKHDCEQICVSAPGVFSCDCNKGFKLNDDKKTCTNMDLCNTVEHGCEFQCVSTPGSYSCICPEGRLLQEDGRSCGTCRSSIIDLVLLIDGSKSVRPQNFELVKKFVNQVVDSLDVSPQGTRVGLVQYSSRVRTEFSLNMYHTADEIKAAVMKVQYMEKGTMTGLALKHMVENSFSEAEGARPANRNIPRVGLVFTDGRSQDDITEFAKRTKEAGITMYAVGVGKAVEDELREIASDPVEKHFFYTTDFTAINTIAENLKLNVCPEESQGEIELKDPCACENLVEFQQATMTSLEQLTQKLAGMTARLEQLENQLLSRK; from the exons ATGGAGATGAGACGGCCCCGAGGACTGCGCGCCTTCTTCCTGTTGACACTGGCCGTCGTCGCCAGCGGCAGGCCGAGAGCGG GTCCGGAGCAGAAATGTAAGTCCGGTCCGGTGGATCTGGTCTTCCTCATCGACGGCTCTCGCAGCGTCAGACCTCACGAGTTCGAGACCATGAGGAAGTTCATGATCGACATCGTCAACACTCTAGACATCGGGCTGAACGCCACCCGAGTGGGCGTGGTCCAGTACTCCAGCCAG GTCCGCAGTGAGTTCTCCCTGAAGACTCACGCCAAGCTGGACTCCATGGTGAACGGCATCAAGCAGATCGTTCCCCTCGCTCAGGGCACCATGACGGGACTCGCCATCAGATACGTGATGAACGTGGCGTTCACCCCAGACGAGGGCGACAGACCGCGG GCCCCCAACGTAGCCGTGATCGTGACGGACGGACGCCCTCAGGACCGCGTGGCGGAGGTGGCGGCCGAGGCCCGACAGAAAGGCATCGAGATCTTCGCCGTGGGCGTGGCCAGGGCCGACATGACGTCTCTCAGGAACATGGCCTCGCCGCCCTTCGAGGACCACGTCTTCCTGGTGGAGTCCTTCGATCTCATCCACCAGTTTGGACTCCAGTTCCAGGACAAGCTGTGCG GTGTGGATCTCTGCCTGGAGTCGGAACACGGCTGTGAACACATCTGTGAAAGTTCTCCAGGTTCCTACCAGTGTCTCTGTCTGCCCGGATACACCCTGAACGCCGACGGGAAAACCTGCGCAG CCATCGATCTGTGTTCCGAGGGGAAACACGACTGCGAACAAAACTGCGTCGCCTCTCCCGGCTCCTTCAGGTGCGACTGCAACAAGGGATTCAAGCTGAACGACGACAGGAAGACCTGCTCCA TGATCGACTACTGTTCATTCGGGAACCACAGCTGTGACCATAAGTGCGTTAGCGTGCTAAACGGCTACCACTGCCGCTGTAACCACGGATACCGGCTGATGGACGACGGGAAGACCTGCCAGG CCATTGACCTTTGCTCCGAGGGGAAACACGACTGTGAACAAATCTGCGTTAGCGCCCCCGGCGTCTTCAGCTGCGACTGCAACAAAGGATTCAAACTGAATGACGACAAGAAGACCTGCACCA ACATGGATCTGTGTAACACGGTGGAACACGGTTGTGAGTTCCAGTGCGTCAGCACTCCAGGATCCTATTCCTGCATCTGTCCGGAGGGtcgcctcctgcaggaggacggCAGGAGTTGCGGGA CCTGCAGATCTTCAATCATCGATCTGGTTCTTTTGATTGACGGCTCCAAGAGCGTTCGTCCTCAAAACTTTGAGCTGGTCAAAAAGTTTGTTAACCAG GTCGTGGACTCTTTGGACGTATCTCCTCAGGGTACCAGAGTCGGTCTGGTCCAGTACTCCAGTCGGGTCCGAACGGAGTTCTCCCTCAACATGTACCACACTGCTGACGAGATCAAAGCTGCGGTTATGAAG GTTCAGTACATGGAGAAAGGCACCATGACGGGTCTGGCCCTCAAACACATGGTGGAGAACAGCTTCTCTGAGGCCGAGGGCGCTCGTCCCGCCAACCGCAACATTCCCCGAGTCGGACTAGTGTTCACGGACGGACGGTCGCAGGACGACATCACCGAGTTCGCAAAGAGGACCAAAGAAGCAG GTATCACCATGTACGCCGTTGGCGTTGGAAAAGCCGTGGAGGATGAACTCCGTGAGATTGCGTCTGATCCGGTGGAGAAACATTTCTTCTACACCACCGACTTCACCGCCATCAACACCATCGCCGAGAACCTCAAACTCAATGTCTGCCCAG AGGAGAGTCAGGGTGAGATCGAGCTGAAGGATCCATGCGCCTGCGAGAACCTGGTGGAGTTCCAGCAGGCCACTATGACCAGCCTGGAGCAGCTCACCCA GAAACTGGCCGGGATGACGGCTCgtctggagcagctggagaaccagctccTGTCCAGGAagtaa